A stretch of the Capsicum annuum cultivar UCD-10X-F1 chromosome 10, UCD10Xv1.1, whole genome shotgun sequence genome encodes the following:
- the LOC124888111 gene encoding signaling peptide TAXIMIN 1-like, whose amino-acid sequence MPREDDRYDSIKSPLGFIIGLPFALLALLVSLLGLIVLIVVLTLSCICPCLCAIAFVQYAWELIKEFAWELIKAPIHVMKWFTWFKCLFVHTKVGGHR is encoded by the exons ATGCCTCGTGAAGATGATAGATATGATAGCATAAAGTCACCGTTGGGCTTTATTATTGGTCTTCCTTTTGCTTTGCTTGCTCTTCTCGTCTCTCTCCTTGGCCTTATCGTCTTGATCGTCGT GTTGACATTGAGTTGCATATGCCCATGTCTGTGTGCAATTGCATTTGTTCAATATGCATGGGAGTTGATAAAGGAATTTGCATGGGAGTTGATAAAGGCACCAATTCATGTTATGAAGTGGTTCACTTG GTTTAAGTGTCTATTTGTGCACActaaagttggaggtcatagatga